In a single window of the Rhizobium tropici CIAT 899 genome:
- a CDS encoding APC family permease, with the protein MNTQNSQGAAENQLRKNSLGVGAVTFLVVSAAAPLTAVAGGVPLSMMLGNGPGIPLTFLLVTAILLLFAVGYVAMARHIRNAGAFYAYTAQGLGGLMGGAAALIAILAYNAMQVGVLGLFGAATKGFFAEQLGLDLPWWVWSFIGIAFVAVFGYRRVDLSAKVLTVLVILEYLVVLVIDAAIFAKGGDAGLSASPFTPTAFWSGTPAIGLLFCFAAFIGFEATTIYSEEAREPEKTVPRATYISVLIIGLFYMLTSWLMVTGAGVDKLVPTLQGLADPTTFLFGLAERYVGHWITVVMSVLFITSLFAGILAFHNGVARYMYVAGREGLLPKSVGVTHPVFQSPHVGSIIQTVIAILVIALFAVTGQDPVLALFSWLTNVATLAIILLMAFTAFSIVVFFSRNPGFESNVLVIKVLPIVTGLILLALVYYISANFGAIAGANGVLAVVLPGLVLIAGIIGFIAAARLKSSDAAGYARLGAGQEA; encoded by the coding sequence ATGAACACGCAAAATTCGCAAGGTGCGGCTGAAAACCAGCTGCGCAAAAACAGTCTCGGCGTCGGTGCCGTGACCTTCCTCGTCGTTTCGGCTGCCGCGCCGCTGACGGCTGTTGCCGGCGGCGTGCCGCTTTCGATGATGCTCGGCAACGGGCCGGGTATTCCGCTCACCTTCCTACTGGTGACGGCTATTCTGTTGCTGTTTGCAGTCGGCTACGTCGCCATGGCGCGTCATATTCGCAATGCTGGTGCCTTCTATGCCTATACGGCGCAGGGCCTTGGCGGTCTCATGGGCGGTGCCGCCGCGCTCATTGCCATTCTCGCCTATAATGCCATGCAGGTCGGCGTTCTCGGGCTTTTCGGTGCCGCGACCAAGGGCTTCTTCGCCGAGCAGCTCGGTCTCGATCTTCCGTGGTGGGTCTGGAGCTTCATCGGCATCGCCTTCGTTGCCGTCTTCGGCTATCGGCGCGTCGATCTGTCGGCCAAGGTGCTGACCGTGCTTGTCATTCTCGAATATCTCGTCGTGCTCGTCATCGACGCCGCGATCTTCGCCAAAGGTGGCGATGCCGGCCTCTCGGCATCGCCTTTCACGCCGACCGCCTTTTGGAGCGGAACGCCGGCCATCGGCCTCCTGTTCTGCTTTGCCGCCTTCATCGGCTTCGAAGCGACGACCATCTATAGCGAAGAGGCCCGTGAGCCGGAAAAGACCGTGCCGCGCGCCACCTATATCTCCGTTCTCATCATCGGCCTTTTCTATATGCTGACCTCCTGGCTGATGGTGACGGGCGCCGGCGTCGACAAGCTCGTGCCGACCCTGCAGGGCCTCGCCGATCCCACCACCTTCCTCTTCGGCCTTGCCGAGCGCTATGTCGGCCATTGGATTACCGTCGTGATGAGCGTGCTCTTCATCACCAGCCTGTTTGCCGGCATTCTTGCCTTCCACAACGGCGTGGCGCGCTACATGTATGTCGCCGGCCGCGAAGGCCTGCTGCCGAAGTCGGTCGGCGTCACGCATCCGGTCTTCCAGAGCCCGCATGTCGGCTCGATCATTCAGACCGTTATTGCTATTCTGGTGATCGCGCTTTTCGCGGTGACAGGCCAGGATCCAGTGCTGGCGCTCTTCTCCTGGCTCACCAATGTTGCGACGCTGGCGATCATCCTACTGATGGCCTTCACCGCCTTCTCGATCGTGGTGTTCTTCAGCCGCAATCCGGGGTTCGAGAGCAATGTGCTCGTTATCAAGGTGCTTCCGATCGTGACGGGACTCATTCTGCTCGCACTCGTCTATTATATCTCGGCGAATTTCGGCGCGATTGCCGGCGCCAATGGCGTGCTTGCGGTGGTCTTGCCGGGCCTGGTGCTGATTGCCGGCATCATCGGCTTTATCGCGGCGGCTCGCCTGAAGTCGTCCGATGCGGCAGGCTATGCCCGCCTCGGCGCCGGCCAGGAAGCCTGA
- a CDS encoding Tm-1-like ATP-binding domain-containing protein, producing MSPEAPSPRILVIGTGDTKCDELQFMASVISEAGGRPVMMDVSILSDPPYNPDYSKHDIAEAAGTTIAAIAESGDENSAMAAMAKGASVLTLRLYEDGLIDGIIVLGGSMGTDLALDVAAILPLGVPKFVVSTIAYSHLIPPERIAPDLMMILWAGGLYGLNSICRSVLSQACGAVVGAAKHGTKPDRERPLVGMTSLGSSCLKYMKYLRPELEKRGYDVAVFHSTGMGGRAYEAIAAKGDFAAVFDFCIQEVSNHHYSSVVTSGPDRLENAGRAGIPQIVAPGAVDMVDLQAWQDLPTIFADRPYHAHNRLIGSVTTSPEGRREVARLIGRKLQRAEAKVAFLLPTEGLQEWDKPDEPLHDPEGLDAFIDEMRRAVPPSVALHEVDAHINAPAFSAAALAIFDRWVAEGVIPEGRP from the coding sequence ATGAGCCCGGAGGCTCCCTCACCACGGATACTCGTCATCGGAACCGGTGACACCAAATGCGACGAACTGCAGTTTATGGCATCCGTCATCTCCGAAGCGGGCGGCCGCCCGGTGATGATGGATGTCAGCATTCTCAGCGATCCGCCCTATAATCCTGATTATTCCAAGCACGACATTGCCGAGGCTGCCGGAACCACGATTGCGGCGATTGCCGAAAGCGGCGATGAAAACAGCGCCATGGCGGCTATGGCGAAGGGTGCGTCGGTCCTGACCCTCCGCCTCTATGAAGACGGGCTCATCGACGGCATCATCGTGCTCGGCGGCTCCATGGGAACGGACCTGGCGCTCGATGTGGCCGCCATCCTGCCGCTCGGCGTCCCCAAATTCGTGGTCTCGACCATTGCCTACTCCCACCTCATTCCGCCCGAACGCATTGCCCCCGATCTGATGATGATTCTGTGGGCTGGCGGTCTCTACGGCCTTAACAGCATCTGCCGCTCCGTGCTCTCGCAAGCCTGCGGCGCGGTCGTCGGCGCTGCCAAGCACGGCACCAAGCCCGATCGAGAACGACCCCTCGTCGGCATGACCTCGCTCGGCTCGTCCTGCCTCAAATATATGAAATATCTGCGGCCCGAGCTGGAAAAGCGCGGCTATGACGTCGCCGTATTCCATTCCACCGGCATGGGCGGGCGCGCCTATGAAGCAATCGCTGCGAAGGGAGACTTTGCCGCCGTCTTCGATTTCTGCATCCAGGAAGTCAGCAATCATCATTATAGCAGCGTCGTCACCTCTGGACCCGATCGTTTGGAAAACGCAGGGCGGGCCGGCATTCCGCAGATCGTCGCACCCGGTGCCGTCGATATGGTCGATCTCCAGGCGTGGCAGGACTTGCCCACAATCTTCGCGGATCGACCCTACCACGCTCATAACCGGCTGATCGGATCGGTGACGACCTCGCCTGAAGGCCGGCGTGAAGTCGCGCGGCTGATCGGACGGAAATTGCAACGCGCAGAAGCGAAAGTCGCCTTCCTGCTGCCGACCGAAGGATTGCAGGAATGGGACAAGCCGGATGAGCCCCTCCATGATCCGGAAGGCCTTGACGCATTCATCGATGAGATGCGCCGCGCCGTTCCGCCCTCTGTCGCTCTTCACGAAGTTGACGCCCATATCAATGCGCCCGCCTTCTCTGCCGCCGCCCTTGCCATCTTCGATCGATGGGTCGCCGAAGGCGTCATTCCGGAGGGACGGCCATGA
- a CDS encoding aldehyde dehydrogenase: MQEKIDQLRTLSVSPQALFIAGAWRQPISGAAMDVTSPIDGTKLTTIADAGTDDVDLAVKAARHSFEKGSWSKAAPAERKKVLLKIAELIEKNALELAVLGVRDNGTEISMALKAEPGSAAGTFRYYAEAVDKVYGQIAPTAQNILGLVHREAIGVVAAIVPWNFPMMIGAWKIAPALAAGNSVVLKPAEGASLTLLKLAEICAEAGLPEGVLNVVTGRGAVCGEALGLHMDIDVLAFTGSGPVGRRLLEYSARSNLKRVYLELGGKSPNIVFADAPDLDQAAKVSAYGIFRNSGQVCVAGSRLLVEKSIHKAFSEKVTGIAESMKVGDPLQLSTEAGAISSEVQLRKDLGYVSQAVSEGASLRTGGSRILEETGGYYMRPTVFDATPSMTLAREEVFGPILSIIPFETEAEALEIANATEYGLASAVWTSNMSCAHRMVRGIRAGVVHVNTYGGSDNSVPLGGVKQSGNGHDKSLHALDKYVDLKTAWIQL, translated from the coding sequence ATGCAGGAAAAGATCGACCAGCTCCGGACTTTATCCGTTTCGCCGCAGGCATTGTTCATCGCAGGCGCCTGGCGCCAGCCGATCAGCGGCGCTGCGATGGACGTCACTTCGCCGATCGACGGAACAAAGCTGACCACCATTGCCGATGCCGGCACTGATGATGTCGATCTGGCCGTCAAGGCTGCACGCCATTCCTTCGAAAAGGGCAGTTGGTCGAAGGCGGCGCCGGCCGAACGCAAGAAGGTGTTGCTGAAAATTGCCGAACTGATCGAGAAGAACGCGCTTGAACTCGCCGTACTCGGCGTGCGTGACAACGGCACGGAAATTTCGATGGCGCTAAAGGCCGAGCCCGGCAGCGCCGCCGGCACGTTCCGTTACTATGCCGAGGCGGTCGACAAGGTCTATGGCCAGATCGCGCCGACGGCTCAGAATATTCTCGGTCTCGTCCATCGCGAGGCCATCGGCGTCGTTGCCGCTATCGTGCCGTGGAATTTCCCGATGATGATCGGCGCCTGGAAGATCGCGCCGGCGCTTGCTGCCGGCAATTCCGTCGTGCTGAAGCCCGCCGAGGGCGCGTCGCTGACGCTGCTGAAGCTTGCCGAAATTTGCGCCGAGGCCGGATTGCCCGAAGGCGTGCTCAACGTCGTGACCGGGCGCGGTGCGGTCTGCGGCGAGGCACTGGGGCTGCACATGGATATCGATGTCCTCGCCTTCACCGGTTCCGGCCCCGTCGGACGGCGGCTCCTGGAATATTCGGCGCGCTCGAATCTGAAGCGTGTCTACCTGGAGCTTGGCGGCAAGTCGCCGAACATCGTCTTTGCCGATGCGCCCGATCTCGATCAGGCGGCCAAGGTTTCCGCCTATGGCATTTTTCGCAATTCCGGCCAGGTCTGTGTCGCCGGTTCCCGGCTGCTTGTGGAGAAGTCGATTCATAAGGCCTTCTCCGAGAAAGTGACCGGCATTGCCGAAAGCATGAAAGTTGGCGATCCCCTGCAGCTTTCGACGGAAGCCGGAGCTATCTCCAGCGAGGTCCAGCTGAGAAAAGACCTTGGCTATGTCTCGCAGGCGGTATCGGAGGGTGCATCGCTGCGCACCGGTGGTTCGCGTATTCTTGAGGAGACGGGCGGCTATTACATGCGGCCGACCGTATTCGATGCGACGCCGTCGATGACGCTGGCGCGGGAAGAGGTCTTCGGCCCGATCCTGTCGATCATCCCCTTCGAAACGGAGGCCGAGGCACTTGAGATCGCCAATGCCACTGAATACGGCCTTGCCTCGGCCGTCTGGACGTCGAACATGTCGTGCGCCCATCGGATGGTGCGGGGCATCCGCGCCGGCGTGGTGCATGTCAACACCTATGGCGGCAGCGATAACAGCGTGCCGCTCGGCGGCGTCAAGCAATCCGGCAATGGTCATGACAAGTCGCTGCATGCGCTCGACAAATATGTCGATCTGAAGACGGCTTGGATTCAGCTCTGA
- a CDS encoding helix-turn-helix domain-containing protein encodes MSQKNEIPNFFVYGVPSRALDVGFLHVETVMDRKTLHFGHVASHKHPLMGQITYWYKGGGRYRIEDRTWNFSAPTISFVPSNIIHGFDVDDQSDAIVLSISDDTLKALAPQVDLSLDVPTFLTARPDDPSWQKLDTLLQMVSAEYRERSGQSEKVMLGLIGVVLSLMSRLGGSAALPSASPTVALALALRSAIDRHYKSDWPVGTYVDLLATTPHLLDKAAREVFGHSVKEMLLDRRLLEAKRLLMFTIRSVEDIGREVGFEDPAYFSRFFRKRMGEAPAAWRRRNLEREPSGNDAA; translated from the coding sequence ATGTCGCAGAAGAACGAAATCCCGAATTTCTTTGTCTATGGCGTGCCGAGCCGGGCGCTGGATGTCGGATTCCTGCATGTGGAAACGGTCATGGACCGAAAAACACTGCATTTTGGGCATGTCGCATCCCATAAACACCCGCTGATGGGGCAGATCACCTATTGGTACAAGGGCGGTGGTCGCTACAGGATCGAGGATCGGACTTGGAATTTTTCCGCTCCGACGATCAGTTTCGTGCCGAGCAACATCATTCATGGATTCGATGTCGATGATCAGTCCGATGCCATCGTCCTTTCGATATCGGACGATACCTTAAAGGCTTTGGCACCCCAGGTGGATCTAAGCCTTGATGTGCCCACCTTTCTGACAGCGCGGCCGGACGATCCTTCCTGGCAAAAGCTCGACACGCTGCTGCAGATGGTGAGTGCGGAATATCGCGAGCGTAGCGGCCAGAGTGAAAAGGTCATGTTGGGTCTGATCGGCGTTGTACTGTCGCTGATGAGCCGGCTTGGCGGCAGCGCGGCGCTGCCTTCGGCTTCGCCGACCGTGGCGCTCGCGCTCGCGTTGCGGAGCGCCATCGACCGGCATTACAAGAGCGATTGGCCGGTCGGCACCTATGTCGACCTGCTCGCCACGACGCCGCATCTGCTCGATAAGGCGGCGCGCGAGGTGTTTGGACACAGCGTAAAGGAGATGCTTTTGGACCGGCGGCTGCTGGAAGCCAAGCGCCTCTTGATGTTCACCATCCGCTCCGTCGAGGATATCGGCCGCGAAGTGGGTTTTGAAGACCCCGCCTATTTCTCGCGCTTCTTTCGCAAGCGGATGGGGGAGGCGCCGGCGGCCTGGCGGCGCCGGAATTTGGAACGGGAGCCATCGGGTAATGATGCGGCGTAA
- a CDS encoding 4-hydroxyphenylacetate 3-hydroxylase N-terminal domain-containing protein, translating to MRAEDHRSDKTRPFTGAEYLESLRDGREVYINGERIADVTAHPAMRNSVRSLARMYDALHDEKTKDRLTSPTDTGSGGYTHKYFRVAKSSAELVAQQGAIADWARMSYGWMGRTADYKAALMNTLGANADWYGPFKDNALSWHKRAQESVLFMNHAIVNPPIDRHKPADAVKDVFVHITKETDAGIYVSGAKVVATSSALTHYNFLAQSSATVTEDPSLSVMFIVPMNAPGIKMFCRVSYEQTANTVGHPFDYPLSSRFDENDAILVLDNVFVPWEDVLVLRDAAKILSFHPASGFMHGYCFQGCTRFAVKLDFIAGLLAKALRATGGDAFRGNQAALGEIIALRHMFWSFSNAMAYNPQPWANGAVLPNMEAALSYRTFMSEAYPRVIETVRRVIASGLIYLPSSAKDFGNPEIDRYLAQYVRGSNDMGHIERIKIMKLLWDATGTEFGGRHALYELNYAGAPEEVRLQVLKGAERGGRLKEMEALVDQCMSDYDENGWTGDTWLPPLGDTSPVRSAAE from the coding sequence ATGCGAGCTGAAGATCACCGCAGCGACAAGACCCGCCCATTTACCGGCGCCGAATATCTGGAAAGCCTGCGCGACGGCCGCGAAGTCTATATCAATGGCGAGCGCATCGCCGATGTAACTGCGCATCCAGCCATGCGCAATTCCGTCCGCTCGCTCGCCCGCATGTACGACGCGCTGCACGATGAAAAGACCAAGGATCGTCTGACATCCCCGACCGATACCGGTTCAGGCGGCTATACCCACAAATACTTCCGGGTAGCAAAATCCTCCGCCGAGCTTGTCGCCCAGCAAGGCGCCATCGCCGATTGGGCGCGCATGTCCTATGGCTGGATGGGCCGCACCGCCGATTACAAGGCGGCCCTCATGAACACGCTCGGCGCCAATGCCGACTGGTATGGGCCGTTCAAGGACAATGCGCTTTCCTGGCATAAGCGGGCGCAGGAATCCGTGCTCTTCATGAACCACGCGATCGTCAATCCGCCGATCGACCGTCACAAGCCGGCCGATGCCGTTAAGGACGTTTTCGTCCACATCACCAAGGAGACCGATGCCGGCATCTACGTCTCCGGTGCCAAGGTGGTAGCGACGTCTTCGGCGTTGACCCACTATAATTTCCTTGCCCAGAGCTCGGCGACGGTCACGGAAGACCCGTCTCTGTCGGTCATGTTCATCGTTCCGATGAATGCCCCTGGCATCAAGATGTTCTGCCGCGTCTCCTACGAGCAGACCGCCAATACCGTGGGACATCCCTTCGACTATCCGTTGTCTTCTCGCTTTGACGAGAACGACGCGATCCTGGTGCTCGATAATGTCTTCGTGCCCTGGGAGGACGTGCTCGTGCTGCGCGATGCGGCCAAGATACTCTCCTTTCATCCGGCCTCGGGCTTCATGCATGGCTATTGCTTCCAGGGCTGCACCCGTTTTGCCGTGAAGCTCGACTTCATCGCCGGGCTGCTCGCCAAGGCGCTGCGCGCGACCGGCGGCGATGCCTTCCGCGGCAACCAGGCGGCACTCGGCGAAATCATCGCGCTTCGCCACATGTTCTGGTCGTTTTCCAACGCCATGGCCTATAATCCGCAGCCTTGGGCCAATGGCGCGGTGCTGCCGAACATGGAAGCAGCCCTCTCCTATCGCACCTTCATGTCGGAGGCCTATCCGCGCGTCATCGAAACCGTACGCAGGGTCATCGCTTCGGGGCTGATCTACCTGCCTTCCTCGGCCAAGGATTTCGGCAATCCGGAGATCGACCGCTACCTCGCGCAATATGTGCGCGGTTCCAACGATATGGGCCATATCGAGCGCATCAAGATCATGAAGCTGCTGTGGGACGCAACGGGCACCGAATTCGGCGGACGCCATGCCCTCTATGAGCTCAACTATGCCGGCGCGCCGGAGGAAGTCCGTCTGCAGGTGCTGAAGGGCGCCGAGCGCGGCGGGCGGCTGAAGGAAATGGAAGCGCTCGTCGATCAGTGCATGAGCGATTACGACGAGAACGGCTGGACCGGAGATACGTGGCTGCCACCCCTCGGTGACACCTCCCCAGTCCGCAGCGCTGCCGAGTGA
- a CDS encoding flavin reductase, translated as MEEQLSKTEFRNAMARVCAPVNVITTNGPAGRGGFTATAMCSVTDEPPTLLVCMNSRSAQTSLFLDNRRFCVNVLTQEHKELAGYFAGQRADMEERYAAAEWINFRSGSQALSDAIVSFDCRLTEARLVGTHHIFIGEVMDIRSRKDGHALLYFDRNYVHVPTQTGSFGG; from the coding sequence ATGGAGGAGCAACTCTCGAAAACCGAATTTCGCAACGCCATGGCCAGGGTTTGCGCGCCGGTCAACGTGATCACCACCAACGGCCCTGCCGGCCGCGGCGGCTTTACCGCGACCGCCATGTGCAGCGTCACCGACGAGCCGCCGACGCTGCTGGTCTGCATGAACAGCCGCTCGGCGCAAACAAGCCTCTTCCTTGATAATCGTCGCTTCTGCGTCAATGTCCTGACGCAGGAGCACAAGGAACTGGCCGGCTATTTCGCCGGCCAACGCGCCGACATGGAGGAGCGCTATGCCGCGGCGGAATGGATCAACTTCCGCTCCGGCAGCCAGGCGCTTTCCGATGCGATCGTCTCCTTCGATTGCCGTCTGACGGAAGCGCGCCTGGTCGGCACGCACCATATCTTCATCGGTGAAGTCATGGATATCCGCAGCCGCAAGGATGGGCATGCCCTGCTCTATTTTGACCGCAACTATGTGCATGTGCCGACCCAGACGGGCAGCTTCGGCGGCTGA
- a CDS encoding IclR family transcriptional regulator: MSTIGKALALLDTLSRLDKEAGLTDIARLCALDKATARRFLVELEKHSFVEQDQDTRRYRIGSAPVRLARIREARFPFLRIAIPFIKALAEASTETVHLSEFSGGQLSTIHVEDSARAHRIIVDVGSLLPFHATASGLAFLAFCPQAEIDAALKKPIEKFTDHTVTDPQLLRKMLAETAARGFSIIDQGLEAGVISTAAPVRTPAGRPIGCVAIAAPLSRTNTAAIHEFGAQTAAAANAISEKYYGSERPTETIAKPKRTD; encoded by the coding sequence ATGAGCACGATCGGAAAGGCGCTGGCATTGCTTGACACCCTGTCACGGCTGGACAAGGAGGCGGGTCTGACCGACATCGCTCGCCTGTGCGCGCTGGACAAGGCAACGGCACGACGCTTTCTCGTGGAGCTGGAAAAACACAGCTTCGTCGAGCAGGATCAGGACACGCGCCGCTACCGCATCGGCTCGGCGCCGGTCCGCCTCGCTCGCATCCGGGAAGCGCGCTTTCCCTTCCTGCGGATCGCAATTCCTTTCATCAAGGCGCTTGCCGAAGCCTCGACCGAGACCGTTCATCTCTCGGAGTTTTCAGGCGGACAGCTCTCGACCATTCACGTCGAGGATTCGGCACGCGCGCACCGCATCATCGTCGATGTCGGCAGCCTCCTTCCCTTCCATGCGACGGCATCGGGCCTCGCCTTTCTGGCCTTCTGTCCACAGGCAGAAATCGACGCAGCGCTTAAAAAGCCGATTGAGAAATTTACCGATCACACCGTCACCGATCCCCAATTGCTGCGTAAGATGCTCGCTGAAACCGCAGCACGAGGTTTTTCCATCATTGACCAGGGCCTGGAGGCCGGCGTCATCAGCACGGCGGCACCCGTGCGCACCCCAGCCGGCCGACCGATTGGCTGTGTGGCGATCGCCGCTCCGCTCTCGCGCACCAACACGGCCGCCATTCACGAATTCGGCGCGCAGACAGCTGCTGCAGCCAACGCTATCTCAGAAAAATACTACGGGTCGGAAAGACCCACGGAAACCATTGCGAAACCCAAGAGGACGGATTGA